In the genome of Arachis hypogaea cultivar Tifrunner chromosome 9, arahy.Tifrunner.gnm2.J5K5, whole genome shotgun sequence, the window caagccagagactcGCTGTTGCAAAAGTACTTGGAAAAAGTTACACAATTGAGCAACCAGTTTGAGGAGATCACGATCCAACATGTCcaaagagaaaggaacacacgggcggaCCTCCTATCTAAGCTAGCAAGCACAAAATCGGGAGTAGACAACCGATCACTCATCCAAGGCATGCTTAAGGAACCGGCAGTTGCCCTCCACTTGACAAAGATAGGCCCCTCTTGGTTGGACCCTATCGTCGATTTCCTGGAAAGCGGCAAACTCCCTGACGACGAGAAAGCAGCAAAAGTGTTGAGAAGGAAGGCAACCAATATGCGACCATACAGGGACAACTGTTTAAATAGGGACTCAGCCAACCCCTGCTGAAGTGCCTACACCCCGAGCAGACGGATTACGTACTTAGAGAAGTCCATGAAGGGTGCTGCGGCCACCATATCGGGGGAAAAGCCCTAGCAAGAAAGCTCATCCGAGCTGGATACTACTGGCCATCGATGATGGAAGATTCCAAAGAATTTGTGAAGAAATGCGCCAAGTGTCAGGAGAACGCCAACTTCTACAGAACACCCGCTTCCAAACTAAGCCTACTGACGTCCTCCCGACCCTTctcacaatggggagtcgacctcttgggaCCATTCCCGGTtggcccaggacaagtcaaatacctcatagttgccatcgactactacaccaaatggatagaggtcGAGCCACTAGCTagcatatcctcatccaattgtagaaagttcatgtggaggcaggtgataactcgATTCGGCATCCCGGAAGTGGTCATCTCAGACAACGAGACGCAATTCACTGACAAGAAGTTAATAGAACTCCTCAACGGCCTGGGCATAAAACAGAAGTTCTCTTCAGTAGAGCACCCCCAGACGAATGGGCAATTCGAGTCCGCAAATAAGGTCATCTTACAGGGCCTCAAGAAGCGGCTGGGTGACAAAAAAAGGTGCATGGGCTGACAAACTCGCTTCAGTCCTCTGGTTTTACCATACAACCGAGCAGTCCTCCACGGGAGAAACCCCCTTCCGCCTGACATACGGGGTGGACGCGATGATACCCGTGAAAATCGGCGAGTCGAGCCCGCGACTACTTCTGAAGGAGTAGAAAAAGCAGTGGAGAAAGACCTGGTGGATGAGGCCAGAGAGATGGCCCATTTAACAGAAGTAGCACTGAAACAAATGATGGCCCTGCGCTACAACGCCAAAGTACTCAAGAGGGAGTTTGGAAAGAATGACCTAGTCTTGCAACGCAATGACATAGGGCTACCGACCCAAGGGGAAGGAAAACTAGCGGCAAATTGGGAAGGCCTCTACAGGGTCAAAGACATGCTCGGCAAAGGCGCCTACAAATTGGAGAAGCTCGACGGCAAGGAAATCCCGAGAACATGGAATGTAGGTAACTTGAAGAGATTTTATTCCTAACTCGAGCACGCCGGCTAGGCGGTTCGACGAGTTCAGTGATTCACTGTTGTTAAAACGTTTACCATGGCTATAGACCTGTTTAACTGCCGATTAATGTTTACTTAAAAaatttctccttttatttttccTCAACTACGCATCCCACGGCAATACGTTCCTTCTAATGAGCGATAAACGGTGTAACAACACGGcgccccgggactgatcaccccgggagccaacCAAGTTAAAAAGCCATAACAAACGGCCGCGATAATAATAAAGCCACGACATGGCCTCGCCAAAGATACCAACATAACGGTAAACGAATGACGAGCAACAGGCATACAATGACCAAACGGGAACAAACAAACCGTAAACACTACCAGATAAGCGGAAAAATACGATAACCACAAGCCAACCAGGCGACTAATAAAGTATGacaaaataatttcaaaagtTCTACAACAAAACCACAAAAAACAAGGTACAAGAGTTCACTTTTTAGGCATATCAACAATCTTGCCGTCCTTGATCGTCTTGAAAACCCCGATTGCCGATGTATCAAAGTCGGGACCCACGATCTTCGCCTGAGCCTTAAGAGCCTCCTCAGTCATAAAGATCGCACTCTTTCTTTGCTCCCTGACCTCCTTATGTTTCTTTTTAAGTCCCTCGACCTCATCCTGAGCAGTCTTAGCAGCTGAGACGGCCGCGTCCCGTTCCTTTTCCAAGGCGACCACCCGACCTTGCGTGGCGCTAAGCTGGCTTTCCAAAGTCATTTCCTGCTCGATCAGATGGGATACGGAAGCATCAGCAGTCTTCAACTTTTCTTTGACAAACGCAGCCTTCTCCTCGGCAGTCTTAAGCTTCTCCTTCGCCTCGGACAGCTGCCCCTGGAGCGTTTCAACTTGagctttgaatttgttgttggctGTGGCGGTAGATTTGAGCTTCCAACGTAGCGATTGCATACCCGACAATTCGAACTCTGCCTTCCGAGCTATGGCCGCACCGCGGAGAAGGGTGCGATACATCCATCGCGCTTGCCCCGCAAGGTCGGTACCGTGAAAATGTTCCTCCGTGCCAGGAAGCAATTGGGAGTCTATGAACGACCCGACATCGAAGTTCCTCTCCATCATGGTAAGTTCCCCCTCAAGTCGTCATCATCGGCCTGTTGAACGGGAGACGAGTGCCCGGTGCCAGTCGCCTCGTCAAGAACAGGGGAACGCACGCCGCATCGACAAGTTTGTCCGACATAACGACATCGCGAGGTGAGGGCGCCACTTGATCCCCCTTGTCCCTGGGAGGAACTACTGGTGGCTCGTCGGTCTTCTCCCTATCACTTTCCGTTGGGAAAATTTTGTACAAACTTTCAAGGCCGGTCACTTCGGCAGACATTCCCACTGCAACAGAAATGAACAAGTTAGTCATTAATCAGCATAACAAACCAAAGAAGCAACCATGCAAAAAACGATACGACAAAAGCGAATCACAAATATAATCCTTGGCGACCTCCCGGCTACCCATAAGGAGATGGGGGTTCACATGGTTTCTCCCAAAAACGGCCCACAGCATGTCGGCAATTTTTCGGTCCACAGCCGACATCCCCTTGTAAGTTACCTTAATAAAAGCATTGGACCCCGTCCCGAAACTCCAATATGTCGGGATGAGACGTTCTCCCTCCAACGACAACCAAAAAGGGTGACAACCCTTGATCGGACGCACCTTGAAATACTTATCCTTGAACCCATGATAAGAGTCCTCGAACAAGTCAAAGATCCTCCGCCCCTGGGCAAatcggaaggacatgaaccccttCCTCGCCTTTCCCTCCTTGGAAGGGTTCGTGAGATTAAAGAAGTAAAGGAAAACGTCGATGGACACCGGCAGCTCCAAGTATTCACATACCATCTCGAAACAACGGATTGAAGTGCAACTGTTCGGATACAGCTGCGACGGCACCCCAGAGATCCGACTATGGAGCCCATTTGGAAAGCAGAGAAGGGGATACGAACCCCCACTTGGGTGAACATGGCTTTATAAAACCAAATCCAATCGGCAACCCGGGGGCGTAGAAATTGAGCTCGTACAACCGCTCCTGAGGGGCTGGAACAAAAACATTGTAGTTGGCCTTCTCGTCAGTATCCCCGCACAGGTACTTGGCCTGACGAAACTCGGTAAGCTCATCCTCACCCATCTGGTTAGGGGAGTCCCTTAAGTCGGAAGCCACCCAAGCGTATGGGTCGTAACCCACGGTGGAGGTAGAAGCTCGGGAGACGACGCGAGACATACCTATAGTGGGGGTACCACTCaattagtctatgaggtcgggagctCGAAAAAATCCAGAAACTACACTTAACCTATTCTGCAACTAAAATTAAGCATGGATAAAGCTAAATCCAAACAAAAGCCTACCCTGAAATGGTAACCCCCTAACACACCTACTTGACACTAGAGGCCATCCAGCATACAAGATCAAGCAAACAGCATGCATGTAAGAGGAAACAAACACAAAGTAGAAAACAAAGAAATGAATGTTTACCTGGATTGgttttgaagatttgaagaagaaggaagaaaagcgaATACGCAAGAAGGCAAGAACAACACTCTGGGAATTTTGAGAGAAGAAGACGATGGAGATAGCTGAAGTGAAGATATGAGAACGAATGCAAAACGGTTTTAAAACTGCCACTCAAAGAAGCACGAAAAGACTAAGGACAAAACAGTCTTTGCGCGCGGGATTTttaacccattatgagcatttaatgctctaCTCGAGGAACGAGGCAACAAATGGTCGTCCCAACAACAAATAGGCACGCGCGCAAGAGGCACGTCCTCTCCACGGACGGCCGACCTGGTGACAATGTGTGAGTGAAGAGATAACACGCCACCAACAACCCGCACGAATATTGCTGGCACGTTGGGGCACTGTTACGACCTGACCCGAGCGTCACGCGGACCGACCCGGCCCGCTAaccacccgacccgaacggtcaTGTGCGAGGCTCTCAACCCCCGACCCGGACACGTGTCCAGGATAGCTCTCCATTACAGCGGTAGggggaagcttcgaggaaggtgggtctGTCCTTGTGGgacccacctctgacacggtataagaggagggtcctacccctctcCCAAAGTACGTCACATATCACTTTATCTCTTTCTCGCCTGCACACTCAACTGACTTGGacattggagtgtctttgcaggtgacaccccccttcCGCACCAAGAGCTCGGGACGTCGGCTACCCCAACTCTACCTTCGCGACCCGGTTCCAGACTACACCCCACCTGCCCATCTGAGGACCCCTCCGACCCGTCCGGTACCCGAACTACCGAACAACAATTAAAGACAAATAGTCAAATAGTATTACTGATATTCCCACAACTCCAAGTTATTactaagaaaggaaaaaaaataaaaagaaaagagtatGCAATAAGAACGTTATTTCATGAAATGAACGAGATTgtgatatatttaatttttttaaatgatgagATTGTCACTGTTGATATAGGAACCAATGTAATACTATACATATCCATCAAATTTTGTCATAAAGAAATTCCAGCCACTTTGCATGATAGTGGCCGCTGACACTAAATGTGTCTGTTCAATATCtacattcacttttttttttacaaaagctTTGATTGCATAACGTGAAGCTATTTATCACAAAAATGCTTGCCATGTAaatggtctttttttttttttgctcattttcatattaaatatatacactATGATTGCTATACAAACAATGCTAACTGATATAAACAGTTTTTTTCCCCATCTTTTCTGTCACAGCTACAATCATCATCAAGAACGAAATTCGAGTTTTCATCGGATATGCCGCTTATTTTGAAGTGCAACTGACATGTTTCGAAGCCTATTTTTTATTTCTGTAAAGGATGGCCTGACTTCAGGGTCAGGATTCCAGCACTCTTCCATAAGCTTCTTCCACTCGGGATCGCAGCGTTTCGGAATAGAAGGCCTGAGCGTATTATTGACAATTCCTCCTTCATTAAATGATTTGTAATAAACAAAACTCTCCATCAGAATTCAAACAAGGCTTtgcaaaacttttttttaatttattttctgagTGACAGAATGGTTCAATGATGAAGCAACATGCTGATTGATCACACCACATGCAGCTAGAAAATCACATGTAACATGCACATAGGTGTATATATAACTTTGAACTTGAAACTACTGGGAGGGGGAAGTATGTCTACTACTCCACTAATCCAACACTGGTAGATAAAATAGATTTTGTATACTAATGGTTTACACTAGAAAGAGAATGATGTGGTGATATCTAAAATAAGAATAGCATTGTGCTATTGGCTAATTTTGGCAGATTATATTGGCATTTCTACTTCAAACATTGCTAACAATGATAATTTGATAGGTTTGACAAAATAGACAAGGCTCCAGAGGAGTTTGGTAATAAAAACTCCAACGAAAGATGGTTCTCAAGTTAAACATGAAATTCTTACCAATTATAGCACCACAGTGCATGTTAGCATATGGCTCTTCCCCAGTTAAGATCTCCCACATTGCAATGCCAAATGAGAAAACATCAACCTGCAGAAAGCAAGAAGGGGAAAGTAATCTTCAAGAGTGCACTTACAAGCAATCTCTTCACCAGTATGTGATTGGTCATATTTTTGTCAACCAAAAAAGGAGATAGAAACACCAAGACGAAGTTTCAAACCTTTTCAGATACCCGATTGTTACCATCTAGCAATTCCGGTGCCATCCAAGGAAGGGTTCCTCTGACACCACCCGAAATAAGTGTGTTGCGTTTAATTCTTGATAGGCCAAAATCTGAAACCTATTGATTGGAAAAACCACCAAGGAGTTCAGTTCAACAGAACACATTTGTTCCTATATGAAAATGAAGAACGTATATCTAGGAAAACATAAACTACAAAACAgatgaaaatgaaaaaagaataagaaagcctaATGTCttcgaaaattataaataaacgtGCAGTTACAAACCAAATGTTTTGGACATCTTTCCATTCAAAGCCACGgagtcaaaaataaataaataaacagatTCTTGTTTCTGTTACAAAATACCTTACATACTGGTCGCTCAGGATCCCCCAGATTAACAAGTAGATTATCACACTTCAAGTCAAAATGAACAATATTTTTCAAATGCAAATATTCCATGCCAAAGGCTGCATCCATTGCAATCATGATCCTTTTGCGACGATCAAGCACTCTGCAAGAAGCATATAAGAGTGATAAGCTCTAAATTCGTGTGAAGTGTTTTACGACACAGATATGTGTGTTAGCTTACCTCTCCTTCTTCACAAGAACATTTCTTAGCGATCCATGCACCATGTATTCTGTTACTGTTGCCAATGTTCCATCTGGGCCATTTGGAACTACCCCATAAAATGCTACCACATTTGGATGATGAAGAGTAGATAGAATCTGTGCCTCTCTCCAGAAATCTTTTGTCTGCAGGgagaaaaaaaagcaataaacatATAAATATCAGAAAAAAGAGATTATTGAATAGCTTAATGGCCAGTAAGATGGATATTTTTCAAGCTAATGAAATCTAATTCTTCATTAAACTTGGCAGCACATTTCCTTCCATAACTTTGCAATTAACTATTCAAAAAATAAGCATTAGAAGAGTAGCATGAAGAAAGGATACCAGAAAAATTCAACTTTCTTATAATTTATAGAGATTTACCATCCGTTCTTGCTCGGATAATCTACCAGAGAAACAACTACTTTTTTTAATCCTCTTAATTGCAACATCAGTTCCCCTCCACTTTCCAAGATAAACAGTTCCAAAGGTTCCAGATCCTAGCTCTTGCAATTCTTCAAGATCAATATTCTCAATAATCTGCATTTTTGCAACTGAAAAATAGGTTACACAAAGAAAGAAGTTGGCTCAAATCCACCAATAACAACTGAAGCTGGTAAAAGTAAGAAAATTAGGATAAAACAAATTGTGACAACTATTGGATTAAGGGTGGAACAAGTCCCTACTTATAATTGTCAAGCTCATGCTAAAAGAATTTGTAAGCAAATTCAATATACCATTTCATCAAAAATAGAAGCAAGAACTTATattcttattttctatttgaaATAATACTTTACCTAATTATGTTAGATGAAGTTTGAATACTCATGAAGTCATGATAGTATTGAAGATGGAAAGCCAGCAAGCATCAATAAGTAGCTCCATACCTGTAAACCAAACTGTTCAGCTTCTGTTTCAGGAGTTGTATCACCAGGAGGCTTATTGATGTTTTCGCTGTCAGTATTTACAAGGCCATCTACCCTTTCCTGTGTAGGAGATGTTGATGCAACTTCATCCTCTTTGTCTAAATTTGAAGCAACTTGGGTGCATGACCGAAAACCTGTAGAACTACAATCATTGATGCTTCTGGAAGATTCTTCGTTAACGTCTGTGTTTCCTTCTTTGTAGTCAGGATCCTCGTGAGGTATAGCAACCTCTTTCATGGAAGAAGCACTCATGACCGGATACTGAATTACAATTTTGTAAATGATACAATTCTTATATGCATGCTATTGTTAAGAGTTGAAAGTTTCAACAGAGATAGATACTTACAGAGATAGGCAGTACAGACTCTTGGCTAGCATGGGAGTCAATTGGCTGTAACTCAAAAGAGACAAGGGAAAGTGGTCGATTGTCTGCCTCTGGTGTTGCATATTGGTTGTGCAACGACGAATCTTGGCTCCTAATGGAAAACTCAGAAGCAGTTCTGTCTAATGGTGCACCATGTGGTTGATCCCTCCAGTTGCGTGGAGATTC includes:
- the LOC140175188 gene encoding uncharacterized protein; its protein translation is MWRQVITRFGIPEVVISDNETQFTDKKLIELLNGLGIKQKFSSVEHPQTNGQFESANKVILQGLKKRLVLHGRNPLPPDIRGGRDDTRENRRVEPATTSEGVEKAVEKDLVDEAREMAHLTEVALKQMMALRYNAKVLKREFGKNDLVLQRNDIGLPTQGEGKLAANWEGLYRVKDMLGKGAYKLEKLDGKEIPRTWNTCLTAD